The genomic segment GCGGTCGCGGGCCAGTGCGCGATGTTCTCATATTCATAGGCCGGACCGGCGCGCTGATCCTTGCGTGCTTCGCGCAGATGTTCGGGCGGCGTGTTCAACCCGGCCTCCGTCTTGAACCGATTGACCGCCGGCTCGCCGGTGAACGATTGCAGATGCGACTTGCCGATCAACGCGGTGAAATAACCGCTGTCGCGCAAGAGTTCGACGAAATTGGCATGGTTCCGCGACAAGGCGATGCCGTTGTGGCGCACGCCCGTCAGCGAGGGCATGCGCCCGGTCATGATCGAGGCGCGATTGGGCATGCAGATCGGATTGGCGACAAAGAAATTGTCGAACCTCAAACCGCTCCGCGCGAGTGCATCGATGGCCGGTGTGCGGACGATGGGATTGCCATAACAACCGAGATGATCGGCCCGGTGCTGATCGGTCATGATCAGCAGGAAATTCGGCCGGCGCTTCGCCCCCATCGTTTCACTCCGAAAGTTTGATGCCCGCACCGGCGATCACTTCGCCCCAGCGCGCGGTTTCATCGCGGATCAATTGAACAAATTCACCGGAAGGCAGGAAATGCACGCGCAAGCCCTGAGCGGTCAGACTGTCGCCGAAGCCCGGCTGATCCATGACGCGCTGGACCGAAGCCGCGAGCTTATGCGCGATCTCGGGCGGCAAGTTCGCCGGCGCAATGATGCCGGACCAGAAATCCATTTCCAGGCCTTTGAAGCCAGCTTCCGCCGTCGTCGGCACGTCGGGAAGCGCCGGGCTGCGCACTTTGTCCATGGTGGCGAGAACGCGCAAGCTGCCGTCGTTATGATAGACCGCCGTCACATTCGGCATTTCAAACGTCGCATCGATCCGACCGGCGAGCAGATCCACCAGCGAGGCCGCGCCACCTCTATAGGGGACATGCCGGAGCTTGGTCCCCGTCTTCCTCTGAAACAGTTCGGCGGCCATATGCGGTAGCGATCCGATGCCAACCGACCCATAGGAAATTTCGTCGGGGCGCGATTTCGCCAGCGCAACGAACTCGCCCAAAGTTTGGGCAGGAACCGACTTATTGACCGTCACGGTCAATGTTCCCGACGTCACCAAGCCAATGTGCGTGAAGGATTTGATGGGATCATAAGGCGCGGTGTGCACAAGTTGCGGGCCGATGGCGAGCGAGGCCACGACACCAAGACCAATCGTGTAGCCGTCAGGCTCCGCCTTGGCGACCGCCGCCGTGCCGACACGTGCGCCCGCGCCCGCGATGTTCTCGACGACGACGGTTCCCTTCAAATCGCCGCTCATGCCATTGGCAAGAAGACGACCCAGCACATCGAGGGGACCACCGGGGACATAGGGTACGATCAATCTGATCGGCCGCGAGGGATAGTCCTGCGCCAGCGCGGCCGGGCCGGTGACGGTCGCGACGACGGCAAAAACGAAGGCATAAAAGCGCACGCGCATGATATCCCCTTCCCGTATTCTCCCAGTTCAAAATCACCTTTACAGGCGGAAATATTCGCCGAAAAATCAGATGATTGGAATCATTCATCAGGAAAAGTGATGAATCTCGACCCGCGCCATCTGGTTCAGCTCGCGACCGTTGTGGAACTGGGAACATTCCAGGCAGCGGCGGACGCGCTCGGGGTGACGCAGCCGGCGCTGACGCGCACCATCCAGATTCTGGAACAGCGCGTCGGCAGCGCCTTGTTCGACCGGACCGCCCGCCGCGCGGTGCCCACCACGGTCGGCCTCGAACTGGCAGCCATTGGCCAATCGATCCGCTCAGCCACTTTGCGGGCACGGGATATTTCACAAAGCTTCAGTCGCGGCCAGGCGGGGCGCCTGCGCATCGGCGCGACCCCTTTGGTTGCCGGAATTTTTCTGGCTCCCATCATCCGCAATTTTCTGACGGCCCATGACAGCGTCACGATCGCCCTGTCGATGGGACTCGTCGGTGAACTCAACGAGAGGCTTATCAACCGCGATATCGACCTGATCGTTGGCCCGATCGGATTGTTCGAGCGCGGCGACGATCTGGCTTACGAGACATTATTCGACGATGAGATCGGATTCTTTTGTTGCGCCGATCATCCGCTCCTTCGCTGCGCAACGATAGGCGCGGCCGAATTGAGCAAGGTGCGCTGGATCATGCCCCCATCCGGCAGTCTGTTTCGCTTTCAGACCGACAGCGCGCTGGAAGAACTGGGCGTGGAACAGGTGCGCGTCGCATTGGAAACACTGTCAGTGGAGGCCTCGGTTGAAATCGCCAGAAAGACCGACTTTTTGACGCCGCTTTCCGCGCTGACGATCTCGTCGAACGCCATCCCCGGCCTGGCGCGACTCCCCATTCATTCCGATCGCTTGCGGCGTCCCCTTGGTGTGGTGAGCCGCAAATCAGGCCTGCAGCCATTGGTGCGTATATTCATCAATGCGATTGTCGATTCCTTGCGCGAGCACGAGCCGAGCCCACAAGAACGATAAACGGCTTTCATTCAGATCTTTTGAATGCCGGCCTTGTCGACGACGCCCTTCCAACGCGCGATTTCGGACGCCACGAAGCTGCGCATGGCTTCCGGGGTTGAAGCTTCAGGCTGGACGCCCAGGAAGCCCAACTGCTCGCGGACTTTTGGCAATTGCAGCGATTTCTCGATCGCCGCGTTTAGGCGCGTCACCACGGCCGGTGGCGTAGCCGCCGGTGCCGCCATGCCGTTCCAGGACCGCACTTCAAATCCAGGCAGGGTGGCGGCAATGGGTGTGACCTCGGACAACCCAGGCCATGGCGTGCGACTGGTGATCCCCAAGCCGCGAATGGTTCCCGAGCGAATGGCCTCGCCGGTGACGGTGATGGTGTCGACCATGAGATCGATCCGGCCGCCCATCAGATCGGAGAGCGGCTCCATGCCGCCGCGATACGGCACATGGGTCAGCTTGATGCCCGCCATTTCGGCGAAGAGTTCTCCCGTCAAATGTTGGGTCGAGCCGACCCCCACCGACGAGAAGGTGAATTTGCCGGGGTCCTTTTTGGCAGCTGCGATCAGCTCGCCGATGGATTTAACGGGGCTTTGCAGATGGGTGGCGATGACGAAGGGAAAGGTCGCGACCAAAGACAGGAAGGCAAAGTCGTCGACCGGATTGAAGCGCAAATTCTTGTAGAGCGCGGCGGAAACCGCATGTCCGCCGGTCAACAGAATGATCCGATAGCCATCCGGCTCCGCCCGCGCCACTTGTTCGGACGCGATATTGCCCCCTGCTCCCGACTTGGCTTCGACCACGATCTGCTGGCCCAACTCCGTCGACAAGGCATTGGCCATCACCCGCGCGATCGAATCCGCATTGCCGCCGGCGCCGAAGCCATGGACGAGCGTGATCGGCTTGCCAGGCCACTCTTGAGCCCAGAGCGGAGCGGGAATTGTCGCGGATGCGACAAGACCTGCGACGGCGGAACGGCGCGTAAGCATGGAAAGCTCCCTCCAGATTTCCAGATTCAGAGATGTCTGCCGCTATCGACCACGATCGTGCTGCCGGTGGTCAGGCGCAGATGGGTCACCGCCGCCATGACGGCCATAGCGACATCGTCTGGCTCGGCGACGAGCTTGAGCGGCGTCGAAGCCGCCTGCTTTTCGACCCCCTCACGGCCGCGCCCAGGAACAAACTCAGTGGCGACCGCGGCCGGCGCGATCGAAATCACCCGGACTTCAGGCGCCAGAACACGCGCCAACGACAAACCCATCGTGTCCAGCGCCGCTTTCGAGGCGCAATAGGCGATGGAACTGCCCAGGCCTGTGGAGCCTGAAATCGACGAGATATTGATGACGATGCCGTCGCCGCTGGCGCGCAGCAGCGGCGCAAAGGCGCGCACGGTGGCGAAGGGGCCACGCACATTAGTGATCAGGATGCGATCGAACGTTGCATCGTCGAGCGCCTCGAGATCGGCGTGCGGCACAGCCCGCGTGACGCCGGCGGAATTGACGAGCACATCGATCTTGCCGAAGGTCTCTTTCACGGTTGCGGCCGCCGCGACAATGGCGGCGCTGTCTTCAACCGGGATCCGGAGCGCCATATGTTCGCCGCGCCCGAGGCTGGCCACGATTTCCTCGGCCCGGTCTCGCCCGGAATTATAGCCCACGATAACGGTCGCGCCGGCGCGCGCCAGACGCTGAACCGTTGCCGCGCCAATGCCGCCGCTTCCCCCTGTCACAACCGCAATGCGGCCCCGGAGATCATAGTCTCCACGCCCAGCTGGACGAATATCTGCCACGTAATAGCCTTTCCATCATTCTGCCTGGAGCGATTTCACGACGATAGCAGCCCTGCCCTCCGCTCTCTGTCACAAGATCAGGTGACAGGATGCCAAAGTTGCATTTTCGGCTACATCATGAGGCGACGCATCAGTTCATTCTGCGAACTGATGCCTAAGCGGGCATAGGCGCGCTTACGGTAAGTCAGCACGGAATTGAGCCCTATATTGAGACGCAGGCTGATCCCTTCGGAGGTCAGACCCAGAGCGATCAGCGCGCAGACTTGCTGCTCGCGGGCTGTGAGCGTTGGCGCGATAGCCACCAAGCGTTCACGAAACTGCAATTCGGGATCCGGCTCAGATCGCGGACAGCTTTCCGCATCATGCCGCTGAACTAAGGCCAGCAGCAGGTCCGCCATCTGCGCCAGGCAATCGATATCCTCGTCACGGAAATCGTGTCCACGGCGGCGATAGAAATTCAACCGCATGACATGGCCGTCGCGCGCCTCGACCACGGACAAGCGATGGTCCAGATTGACGGCCGCATAGCATTCATGGCGATAGGCCGTATCGGCGACATCTCTCGCATTGGTGTCGACGATGATATTGGCGGGCCGGGATCGATCTGGCGCTTCCGTCAACAGCCGTAGAACTGGATCGCTCATCCAATGCGTCCGCACGTAGCGTTCAGCGACTGTCCGCGCGATCGGGCGCGGCCCTTTGTTCTCCGCGATCACCGTGCGGATGATGCCCTGAGGCGTGGCGCAGAAAGCCGTCACATGATCGGCGGCGAGCAGTTCATGGGCCAAGCTAAACAATGTGCTGTCAAAATCAGGTTGACCGATTTGAGCCACCAAGGCGGCCATGGCGCGCAGGCCCTGCCGGCCGCCGCCGCCGAAATGCCCAAGGTCATGCACCTGCATAAAGCTCTCCCTCCGGACCACTTCCCCACCGATGGAGCCATCCTACGCCGGCGCGCGCGCATGATCCACCGACCCAGGACGGCACAGCGGCACCCAGGTGGCCTATCGACAGGTTTAGGCGGTGCGATCCCGATAAGCCCCTGTCTCGAACCAAGCTTCGAAGGTGGGAGCGATGGCGGCGCCGGTGACGAGCCCGCGCCGCCAATCCTCATGGGAAGGCCGCACGATCAGCATCCAGCCATCGCCATAGGCCTGCTGATTGAGCAATTCCGGCTTTTTCACCAAAAGCTCGTTGTGCGCCACGACGATGCCATCGAAAGCGGCACGGGCCGAGCCGACCCATTTGCCGCCTTCGACCACGGCGAAAGATCTGTCCTTCTCGAAATCGCGACCGAGGCGTTTGGGGGTGAACACCAGCACATCGCCCATCAGATTGGCCGCCCACATGGTGAAGCCGGTACGCACGGTTCCATCGGGGAGCGGCTCATACCAGATCTGGTTGTCGACATCGTAGTGGAGATGTTCGGGGAACTCGCAATCCTGCAGTCTGACCATGGCCGGGCTCAATAGGTGAGAACGCGACAGGACCCGTCCATCACGTCCTGAATCATGGCGGCGGCGCCCATCAAGCCACTGCATTCGGGAATGAGATCGTCCTCGGCAATGTCGAAGAGGTCGAGATTGGCCGGACAGGCCCAGAGTTTCGCGCCGTGATCATGCGCCTCCTTGATCCAGTCATAGACGGTTTTCGGATGACCCGGCTTGATGTGGATCTTTTCGGCGACGCCTTTGATCATCAGCTTGCCGGCGGCAGCGGTGCAAACGATATCGACTTGATAGTCCATCGCGGCGGCGATCGCCGCATGATAGAAAGGCGCACCGAGTTCTTCCGCATTGCGCGGATCGGTGTTGAGCAGGACGACGAGAAGTCGCGTGCTCATGGGGCCTCCAATCCTCGCGCTGTCATTGCGTCACCTCGTCGATGCGCATGCGACGGCCCCATTTGTCGAAAAAATGGCCTTCGTTCAAGACAAGCCTATCGTCGTCGACCCGGGCTTCGAGATCGCGCAGCTTCACCCGGGCGTTGGGATTGTCGAGCGGGCCGCCTTGGGTCGCCGTCACCGGAAAGAACGCAGCCCCATCCCATTCAGTGCCGGCGCCGGCAAACATCACGACGATATCGCCCCAAGACACTTCGTCGCCCATGACGTTGAAATAAGTCGAGCAGAGCGGTGTCACCTTCGACGTGCCGAGATCGACCAGAATGACGAAGGCGGTGAACTCGCCGGTCGTCGCGAATTCACGCGCGATCCAGGCTTCGAAATCGTTGGCAAAGTCGTTGGCATGAGTGTCAGAAGTCGACAACGGGCGTCTCCGGAATGTAGTGCTCGAACAGGATCCAGAAGGCCGAGCCATGTTTCTCGTGGTACCAGGTTTCGAACCGCGCCAGCGTGGCAATCACATCGGCTTCGGGTTCCCTCGTCCTATCCCGACAGGCGAAAATCGCTTGAGCGACTGACGCGAAGCGTTCGCAGATCGCCTGCCGTGCCTCGCTGTCATTCGACCAGCCGAGCTTGGTGCGGAGAACACCTAGGGCGCAGGCGACGGCGATTTCCTCACTGTCAGCACTTTGCATGCCTTCGACGACCGAACGCATGAAATTGAAGCGGCGATAAGCGAATTTGCGCTCTTCCTCGATCTTTCTGAGGCGCGTGACCATTTCCTCGCGCAAGGCCGTCTCGGCCTCGTCGCTGCGGCGCGTCGCCATTTGCAGATGATCGAGAAAGGAGGACGTTGCCACAGTCACAGCGCTCTCCTGGAGGATGGCGGAAGAGAGAGGGAGTCGAACCCACCAAGGACCGTCTCGCGGCCCCTCCCGGATTTGAAGTCCGGACGCCCCACCGGGAACGCTTCTCTTCCATTTTGTGTTGCATCTGTTTGCCTGTCGTCGGAGGACCGAAACAGGTCGATGCGATGACGATTCATACGGCGCAGATCGCCGCGCCGCAATGTCACGCCATGACGATCGAAGAATTCCAAAATCTGGATCGCCACCTTGCGGCCATTGTCGAGCCGGTCGCGCAATTGCGCGGCGGTGAATTCGCCCTTTGGTGCATGATCCGCCACATCGACGGCGATGGCGACCATTTCGGCGACGGTGTCGCGCAGGAAGAAATGGTCATGCGCCACCTCATCCACCTGCCCCATACGGCCCAGCAGTTTGAACAGGCGGCGGACGTCGGCTTCGTTCAGGCCGATGATCCCGGCGATATCGCGCACGCGCGGCGGGCGAAAACGCTCCGCACCCGAGATCAGCGGCCGCACTTTGCTCCAGACCTGTTCGTCCATTGGTGTCAGACGGACCTCGTGACCCGGCAGGCGAACCCAGGCGCCTTGCAAGCCAATCTCGGCGGCCTTAGCCAAGCCTTGCAGGAAAGACAGAAAGGCCGGTGCCGGCAGGCGCGGCAAGAGTTGCAGTCGCAGCCGCTCAAGCCCGATGCCCGGCAGATCAGGATTAGTCGCATGGAACACTTCGAGCGCCGACAACAGGTCGCGCTTCAACTTCAACCAGACGGCTGGCGACACACCCAGCTCCGCCATCTGCGAACGAATGCGCAGCACGCCCAGGCGCGCGATCAAGCCATCCATGGCGGAAACATTCAACGCATGATCGCGGGCGAAGGCTGTGAGGTCGACATGGAAAGGCGCATGGGTCAGCAAGGCGCTCAACGTCTTCTCAGGATCCGTCAGCGCCATGGCGTCGAGTTGCGCCAGCCGCTCGGGCGTGCGGCGCTTGCGCGCCGGCGCGCGCAGATCGAGGAAACCGCCACCACCAATGGTCCGTTGCGCCGTGGTGTCGCGCAGCACGAACCTGTCACCGGCCGCCGCCGCGATCGGATGTTCCAGAACGAGTTGGACAAAAGCCTCGGCGCCCGGCTCAACCGGCTGATCGTCCAGGAGCACGATGCGCGCGGCAACATCGGCGGCGGCATGATGCAGGCGCACCGGCGTCCATTGCGCCAGCGGCTTGCCCTCGGTCGCCAGCAGCCGGACCTTCGCGTCGATACGATCCGTCGGCGCATGCAGCTCTGGCGCTGACACCACGTCGCCACGTCGAATGGCATCTTTCGACACGCCATCGCCGGCAAGATTAAGCGCGCAGCGTTCACCGGCCAGGCCCCGCTCGCGCGGTTGGTTCTGGGCATGGATGGAGCGCACGCGCGCCGCCAGGCCCGTGGGACTGACGATGAGATGATCGCCGACCGACACCTGGCCCGACAGCACCGTGCCCGTCACCACCGTGCCAGCGCCGGGCAGAATGAAGCAGCGATCGACAGCGAGGCGGAAACGGCCATTGTCCGCCTGCCGTGTCAATTGCCGCTGCCAGGCGAACAGACGGTTGCGGAGATCGTAGATCCCTTCACCGGTGATGGCCGAGACGGGAACGATATCGGCGTCCGCCAGTCCCGTGCCACGCACCGCCTGTCGGATGTCGGCGATGATGCGGTCTCGTTCCTCCGGCGCGACGAGATCGGCTTTGGTCAGTGCGATCAATCCATGTCGAACTCCTAAGAGATCGACGATCATCAGATGTTCGCGCGTTTGCGGCATGATGCCGTCGTCAGCCGCGACGACAAGCAGAGCGAGATCGATGCCGGTGGCGCCCGCCAACATGTTGCGGACGAAGGCTTCGTGGCCCGGCACGTCGATGAAACCGACGATCGAACCATCGGGCGCCGGCAGATAGGCGAAGCCGAGATCGATCGAGATGCCGCGCGCCTTTTCCTCCTTCAACCGATCGGTATCGACGCCGGTCAAAGCCTGGACCAGCGAGGTCTTGCCGTGATCGATATGACCGGCGGTGCCGACGATCATGCGACCGCCTCCATATCAGGCGCGGCGGCGCGGCGCTCAGCTTCCTCAACTTCCGTCATGGTCAAAAACTGCCGCGCGGCGGGCAGAAACGGCTCGGCCAGCGCGCTGCCATTGGCTCTGGCGCGCAATAGCAATGTAAGGGCGTATATCGGATCACGCGGCACGCCGGCGCCGAGATGGAGCGCGGCGCCAAGCATCGCCTGACCGTCGGCATCGCCGGCGCTCGCCGCTTTGCGCCACCAATGGGCGGCCACAGCCGGATCGCGCTCCACGCCCAAAGCATTGTGATAGATCATGCCGAGCCGCGTCATCGACGCGGCAACGCCCTGCTCGGCCGCGGCCAAGGCCCAGCGCCGCGCCTCGGCATGATCAGGCGCGATGGTCTCGCCTTCGAGCAGCATCCAGCTCAACATATCTTGCGCCGGGGCATCGCCGGCTTCGGCCGCCAGGCGATAAAGCGCGGCGGCGCGATCGAAATCAGCCTCGATGCCTTGGCCCAGAGAATCCTGGCCCTTGAAATAAAGCGCCGCCAGATTGCGGCGGCCGACGGGATCGCCGGCATCGGCTGCGAGCGTCAGCCACTTCAGCGCCAGTGCATCGTCACGCTCAACGCCGAGCCCTTCGGCGAAACAGGCGCCGATGTTGTTTTGCGCGCGCGGCACGCCGGCATGAGCCAGCGGGCCCCAGAGATCGAGCGCCTTGGCATAGTCGCCGTGGCTCGATGCGTCATAGGCAGCCGCCATGGTTGCGGCCACGTCCCTTTCGGCCACATCGGACTTATTGAGCAGACGCTCAATCCACCGCATCGGACCGTTCTCCGAGATGGAGCGTCGACAGATTGCCGATGAAGCCCGCTTCATCCTCCAGGCAGCGCAGGTCGAGCACAAGGCGTTGCTCGGCGATATGGCCGATCACGGGGATC from the Beijerinckia sp. 28-YEA-48 genome contains:
- a CDS encoding tripartite tricarboxylate transporter substrate binding protein, which produces MRVRFYAFVFAVVATVTGPAALAQDYPSRPIRLIVPYVPGGPLDVLGRLLANGMSGDLKGTVVVENIAGAGARVGTAAVAKAEPDGYTIGLGVVASLAIGPQLVHTAPYDPIKSFTHIGLVTSGTLTVTVNKSVPAQTLGEFVALAKSRPDEISYGSVGIGSLPHMAAELFQRKTGTKLRHVPYRGGAASLVDLLAGRIDATFEMPNVTAVYHNDGSLRVLATMDKVRSPALPDVPTTAEAGFKGLEMDFWSGIIAPANLPPEIAHKLAASVQRVMDQPGFGDSLTAQGLRVHFLPSGEFVQLIRDETARWGEVIAGAGIKLSE
- a CDS encoding LysR family transcriptional regulator, translated to MNLDPRHLVQLATVVELGTFQAAADALGVTQPALTRTIQILEQRVGSALFDRTARRAVPTTVGLELAAIGQSIRSATLRARDISQSFSRGQAGRLRIGATPLVAGIFLAPIIRNFLTAHDSVTIALSMGLVGELNERLINRDIDLIVGPIGLFERGDDLAYETLFDDEIGFFCCADHPLLRCATIGAAELSKVRWIMPPSGSLFRFQTDSALEELGVEQVRVALETLSVEASVEIARKTDFLTPLSALTISSNAIPGLARLPIHSDRLRRPLGVVSRKSGLQPLVRIFINAIVDSLREHEPSPQER
- a CDS encoding tripartite tricarboxylate transporter substrate binding protein, whose amino-acid sequence is MLTRRSAVAGLVASATIPAPLWAQEWPGKPITLVHGFGAGGNADSIARVMANALSTELGQQIVVEAKSGAGGNIASEQVARAEPDGYRIILLTGGHAVSAALYKNLRFNPVDDFAFLSLVATFPFVIATHLQSPVKSIGELIAAAKKDPGKFTFSSVGVGSTQHLTGELFAEMAGIKLTHVPYRGGMEPLSDLMGGRIDLMVDTITVTGEAIRSGTIRGLGITSRTPWPGLSEVTPIAATLPGFEVRSWNGMAAPAATPPAVVTRLNAAIEKSLQLPKVREQLGFLGVQPEASTPEAMRSFVASEIARWKGVVDKAGIQKI
- a CDS encoding SDR family oxidoreductase → MADIRPAGRGDYDLRGRIAVVTGGSGGIGAATVQRLARAGATVIVGYNSGRDRAEEIVASLGRGEHMALRIPVEDSAAIVAAAATVKETFGKIDVLVNSAGVTRAVPHADLEALDDATFDRILITNVRGPFATVRAFAPLLRASGDGIVINISSISGSTGLGSSIAYCASKAALDTMGLSLARVLAPEVRVISIAPAAVATEFVPGRGREGVEKQAASTPLKLVAEPDDVAMAVMAAVTHLRLTTGSTIVVDSGRHL
- a CDS encoding helix-turn-helix transcriptional regulator codes for the protein MQVHDLGHFGGGGRQGLRAMAALVAQIGQPDFDSTLFSLAHELLAADHVTAFCATPQGIIRTVIAENKGPRPIARTVAERYVRTHWMSDPVLRLLTEAPDRSRPANIIVDTNARDVADTAYRHECYAAVNLDHRLSVVEARDGHVMRLNFYRRRGHDFRDEDIDCLAQMADLLLALVQRHDAESCPRSEPDPELQFRERLVAIAPTLTAREQQVCALIALGLTSEGISLRLNIGLNSVLTYRKRAYARLGISSQNELMRRLMM
- a CDS encoding glycine cleavage system protein H; its protein translation is MVRLQDCEFPEHLHYDVDNQIWYEPLPDGTVRTGFTMWAANLMGDVLVFTPKRLGRDFEKDRSFAVVEGGKWVGSARAAFDGIVVAHNELLVKKPELLNQQAYGDGWMLIVRPSHEDWRRGLVTGAAIAPTFEAWFETGAYRDRTA
- a CDS encoding DsrE/DsrF/DrsH-like family protein, which produces MSTRLLVVLLNTDPRNAEELGAPFYHAAIAAAMDYQVDIVCTAAAGKLMIKGVAEKIHIKPGHPKTVYDWIKEAHDHGAKLWACPANLDLFDIAEDDLIPECSGLMGAAAMIQDVMDGSCRVLTY
- a CDS encoding tetratricopeptide repeat protein, whose amino-acid sequence is MRWIERLLNKSDVAERDVAATMAAAYDASSHGDYAKALDLWGPLAHAGVPRAQNNIGACFAEGLGVERDDALALKWLTLAADAGDPVGRRNLAALYFKGQDSLGQGIEADFDRAAALYRLAAEAGDAPAQDMLSWMLLEGETIAPDHAEARRWALAAAEQGVAASMTRLGMIYHNALGVERDPAVAAHWWRKAASAGDADGQAMLGAALHLGAGVPRDPIYALTLLLRARANGSALAEPFLPAARQFLTMTEVEEAERRAAAPDMEAVA